The Sulfurimonas lithotrophica genome includes a region encoding these proteins:
- a CDS encoding diguanylate cyclase: MKFPLIREVASTDIIHVDIEDSISKAMDVMIKHNHRNVIVKDDDVYKILTVTDVLKIQNDDFDLNLPLKNLLLEKIPTIRADANVLETMEYLNNPMEYICAINSDNTPYGLITHTDITSHIDPHTLMDNYRLIDFLKIGRKMKIVSKDALISSILPEIIDGSFDHVLVVNDMKPVGILTTKDLMLLIKQKERLNVKVSKFMSSPVESIDRNASIKEALEFINKKHYKRVVVVDEEGKIISVISQKDLISLTYSKWATLVKEYQEELREINSMLTSKTIEYETIASTDNLTGLYNRYKFSELYTSSYASMIQRHNSMSLVLIDIDNFKKINDTHGHNIGDKVLVEVARILLEALRNIDIVARWGGEEFIVLLPTADLDKAITIAENLRKEIELSEIDIVGHISVSLGVAVVKEGEEMSDVIHRADKALYLAKNSGKNCVKTEEDV; this comes from the coding sequence ATGAAATTCCCACTAATAAGAGAAGTAGCCAGTACAGATATTATACATGTAGATATTGAGGATTCTATTTCTAAAGCTATGGATGTTATGATAAAACATAACCATCGAAATGTTATAGTTAAGGATGATGATGTATATAAAATCTTAACTGTTACGGATGTATTAAAGATTCAAAATGATGATTTTGATTTAAATCTCCCACTTAAAAATTTATTATTAGAAAAGATTCCGACCATAAGAGCAGATGCTAATGTTTTAGAGACTATGGAGTACTTAAATAATCCTATGGAATACATATGTGCCATAAATAGTGATAATACTCCGTACGGTTTAATAACCCATACCGATATTACAAGTCATATCGACCCGCACACTCTTATGGATAACTACAGATTAATTGATTTTTTAAAAATCGGAAGAAAAATGAAAATCGTATCCAAGGATGCCTTGATATCAAGTATATTGCCCGAGATAATCGACGGTTCTTTTGATCATGTATTAGTCGTTAATGATATGAAACCTGTAGGAATTTTAACTACAAAAGATTTGATGCTGCTTATAAAACAAAAAGAGAGACTAAATGTAAAAGTATCAAAATTTATGTCTTCTCCCGTTGAGTCTATAGATAGAAATGCATCTATTAAAGAGGCTTTAGAGTTTATAAATAAAAAGCATTATAAAAGAGTCGTCGTAGTTGATGAGGAGGGAAAGATTATAAGTGTAATTTCACAAAAAGATTTAATATCTTTAACTTACTCAAAATGGGCTACTCTCGTAAAAGAATACCAAGAAGAACTTCGTGAAATCAACTCTATGCTTACAAGTAAAACAATCGAGTATGAAACTATAGCATCTACTGATAATTTAACCGGATTATATAACAGGTATAAGTTCTCAGAACTTTATACATCTTCATATGCATCGATGATACAAAGACATAACAGTATGTCGCTTGTATTGATAGATATAGATAATTTTAAAAAAATAAACGATACACACGGACATAATATAGGCGATAAAGTTCTCGTAGAAGTTGCCCGCATACTTTTAGAAGCACTTAGAAATATAGATATAGTAGCAAGATGGGGTGGAGAAGAGTTTATTGTGTTGTTACCGACAGCTGACTTGGATAAAGCAATAACTATAGCTGAAAACTTAAGAAAAGAAATAGAACTCTCAGAAATCGATATAGTCGGTCATATAAGCGTGAGTTTAGGTGTTGCAGTCGTAAAAGAAGGTGAAGAGATGAGTGATGTTATACATAGAGCCGATAAAGCACTGTATCTAGCAAAAAATAGTGGAAAAAATTGCGTTAAAACAGAGGAAGACGTTTAG
- a CDS encoding arsenic transporter, translating to MLLATLVFLITLIFVIWQPKGLQIGTTAIVGAVVALIVGVVDANDVFSVIDIVWDATLAFIGIIIISMILDEIGFFEYAAIKMAKFSRGNGHLMFVYILLLGALVAAFFANDGAALILTPILLAKMKYLKMKPLAIFAFLMAGGFIGDSASNPLVISNLTNIVTVGYFDIGFVEYAKNMFLPNLLSIFASITILWIYFRKDIPLSVDVSTLPEASSVIKNQTMFMFSWFFLALLMVGYFIGDMYNLPVSVFALGGALVFLYIANRYKAVKPIMTIKAAPWQVVWFSIGLYVVVYGLKNAGFTDVIASWIVGLKTYGDSIAVIGTGFLSAIISSVMNNMPTIMVMDIAIDKVGYVGNEALVYANILGSNLGPKMTPIGSLATLLWLHVLEKKGVKITWAEYMKVGLVITPPVLLVALIGLI from the coding sequence ATGCTACTGGCCACACTTGTATTTCTTATAACTTTAATCTTTGTAATCTGGCAACCAAAAGGGCTTCAAATAGGTACTACGGCAATAGTTGGAGCTGTTGTGGCTTTAATAGTCGGAGTCGTAGATGCAAACGATGTATTTAGCGTTATAGATATAGTATGGGATGCAACTTTAGCTTTTATAGGGATAATAATTATTTCTATGATATTGGACGAGATAGGCTTTTTTGAGTACGCTGCTATAAAGATGGCAAAATTCAGTCGCGGAAACGGGCATCTGATGTTTGTATATATACTACTGCTTGGAGCGCTTGTAGCTGCGTTTTTTGCAAATGACGGTGCAGCTTTAATACTTACACCGATACTACTTGCTAAAATGAAATACCTAAAGATGAAACCTTTGGCAATTTTCGCTTTTTTAATGGCGGGCGGTTTTATAGGTGACAGCGCATCTAACCCGCTTGTAATATCAAACCTGACAAATATAGTAACCGTCGGGTATTTTGATATAGGTTTTGTAGAGTATGCAAAAAATATGTTCCTGCCAAATCTACTTAGTATCTTTGCATCTATAACTATACTTTGGATTTACTTTAGAAAAGACATACCACTTAGTGTGGACGTATCGACTCTGCCTGAAGCATCCAGTGTTATTAAAAACCAAACTATGTTTATGTTCTCATGGTTTTTTCTTGCTCTTTTAATGGTAGGATACTTTATAGGCGATATGTATAATCTTCCGGTATCTGTATTTGCTCTTGGAGGTGCACTTGTATTTTTATATATAGCAAACAGATATAAAGCCGTAAAACCTATTATGACCATAAAAGCCGCGCCTTGGCAGGTTGTATGGTTTAGCATCGGTCTTTATGTAGTAGTGTACGGGCTTAAAAATGCAGGATTTACCGATGTCATAGCATCTTGGATAGTAGGCTTAAAAACTTATGGGGATAGCATAGCCGTTATAGGGACTGGATTTTTATCTGCCATAATTAGTTCTGTTATGAACAATATGCCGACAATCATGGTTATGGATATAGCTATAGATAAAGTCGGATATGTAGGAAATGAAGCACTTGTATATGCAAATATACTGGGATCAAACCTTGGTCCTAAGATGACGCCTATCGGCTCTTTAGCTACCCTTTTATGGCTACACGTACTTGAGAAAAAGGGTGTAAAGATTACGTGGGCTGAGTATATGAAAGTTGGACTTGTTATAACACCTCCCGTACTTCTTGTTGCACTTATAGGTTTGATATAA